A genomic region of Glycine max cultivar Williams 82 chromosome 15, Glycine_max_v4.0, whole genome shotgun sequence contains the following coding sequences:
- the LOC100804233 gene encoding WAT1-related protein At5g07050, which yields MATEKLRGCANVFASSKPYLAMISLQFGYAGMNIITKVSLNQGMSHYVLVVYRHAFATAVIAPFAIIFERKGQPKITFPVFMQIFILALLGPVIDQNFYYAGLKLTSPTFSCAMSNMLPAMTFVMAVFCRMEKIEIKKVRCMAKIVGTLVTVAGAMLMTLYRGPIVEMVWAKHPHNKTNATTTTESFDKDWFLGCTFLIIATLAWASLFVLQAKAIQTYKNHQLSLTSLVCFIGTLQAIAVTFVVEHNPSVWRIGWDVSLLAAAYAGIVTSSISYYVQGLVIKMKGPVFATAFSPLMMIIVAIMGSFILAEQIYLGGVIGAILIVIGLYSVLWGKHKEQIESKVADEIPLPVKDAQIAVIAGPMIDATDNFTEEKYGQKGEANNNKLSSHIITMPIPELPTKANQERKT from the exons atggccACCGAAAAGCTTAGAGGTTGTGCAAATGTTTTTGCAAGCTCTAAACCCTACTTGGCCATGATCTCTTTACAATTTGGCTATGCAGGCATGAACATTATCACTAAGGTTTCTCTCAACCAAGGCATGAGCCACTATGTCCTTGTGGTCTATCGCCACGCTTTTGCCACCGCTGTCATAGCTCCTTTTGCCATTATTTTTGAAag GAAAGGTCAACCGAAGATAACATTCCCAGTTttcatgcaaatttttattcttGCTCTTCTTGG GCCTGTGATTGATCAAAATTTCTACTATGCTGGGTTGAAGCTCACATCCCCAACCTTCTCATGTGCAATGAGCAACATGCTTCCAGCCATGACTTTTGTGATGGCAGTGTTTTGCCG GATGGAGAAGATAGAAATAAAGAAGGTGAGATGCATGGCAAAGATAGTGGGAACATTAGTCACAGTGGCAGGGGCTATGCTGATGACCTTATATAGAGGTCCTATAGTGGAGATGGTATGGGCCAAACATCCACACAATAAAACCAATGCAACAACCACGACAGAATCATTTGACAAAGATTGGTTCTTAGGATGCACCTTTCTTATCATTGCCACCCTAGCTTGGGCATCCCTATTTGTTTTACAA GCCAAAGCTATTCAGACGTACAAGAATCATCAGCTAAGTCTAACTTCACTTGTGTGCTTTATTGGCACTCTTCAAGCTATTGCTGTTACTTTTGTTGTTGAACACAATCCTTCTGTATGGAGAATTGGCTGGGATGTGAGCTTACTTGCTGCTGCATATGCT GGGATTGTGACATCAAGCATATCATACTATGTACAAGGACTGGTAATTAAGATGAAAGGACCTGTCTTTGCAACTGCCTTTAGCCCTTTAATGATGATCATTGTGGCCATCATGGGATCCTTCATCCTTGCGGAACAAATTTATCTTGGAGG TGTAATTGGTGCCATCTTAATCGTTATAGGGTTATACTCAGTTCTGTGGGGAAAGCACAAAGAACAAATAGAGAGCAAAGTGGCAGATGAAATTCCCTTGCCTGTAAAAGATGCTCAAATTGCTGTAATTGCAGGGCCAATGATTGATGCCACAGATAATTTTACTGAAGAAAAATATGGTCAGAAAGGAGAAGCCAACAACAACAAGCTCTCTTCACACATAATAACTATGCCTATTCCAGAGCTTCCCACTAAAGCTAACCAAGAGAGAAAGACTTGA